A segment of the Clostridia bacterium genome:
CGGAGCCCACTTCCGGGTCACCACATTCCCTGCCCGGTGGCAGCTAGGTATCACCATCAGCATCCCGCTCATCCTCGCCCTGCAGCCTATAGCCCTTCGCCGCCAGAAACTCTATCACCGGCGCGCCTCTCATGATCCGCCCGCAGCCCAGCTTTTTCTGTCCGAGCTCCCTGCGCACCCGCTCCGAATCCCATTTGCCCCATCTGATATTAACCCGCTCCTTTATCCCCAGCACCTGCCACGCCTTGAGCCTGTCCAGCTCATTATCGAAATACAGCACCACATAATCATGCCGCTCGCCCAGCTCCTCGACCCATTCCTCCACTCCTTCGCGCTTCTGCCCTTTCTCCTCCATGCGCTCGAGCAACTTCCTTATCTCCTTCTCCCCGAAGCCGCTGAGCTCTACATCCACCGCTTCCGATTTAGAGAGCTCCTGCAGAAGCTCCGCCAGTTTCTCCTCATCCCGCTCGCCCTGGATCTTGTTCAGCGCCAGGTTGAGCGCCTTTTCCTTTTCGGGATCCAGGTCCACCACACTTACCTCAGCCTCCTCGATCCCGAGTTCCATCAGCACATTTAACCGCTGGTGCCCGCCCACCACATTGCCGGTCCTCTCATTCCACACGATCGGGTCCACATACCCGAATTCGACTATCGACCGCCTCAGCCGCTCATACTCCCGATCGCCCGGCTTCAGCTTCTTTCTCGGGTTATACGGGGCCGGGGCCAAATCCGCCAGCCTTTTCCTTTCGATCCGCATAGCGACCTGCACTCTAAACACCTCACTAAAAACCGAGAGGGCGCGCCTTTTACAGCACGCCCTCCCTTTAAGGGCTCCGAGGAGGCATTGGGGGAATAGCTTGACCCGCCTCTATTTTACCCCAAAACCGACAGCAAGAACTGCCTATAGACCCCCGAAAACCCGCCATTTTCGCGCCCAAGCAAAAAGCCCCGAAGCTCAATATTTTCAATGCCCGAAGCCATCTTCCCCCGCCTGAAAATCCGCCAATTTTACGCGCTCAACTTATCGAGAAATTTCCTGAGCTCTCTGACATCCTCTTCCGCCACCCTGCCGACCGCCTGCATGACCGCTTCCCTCACTTCCTCCACCCTTCGCTCTACCGTCCTCTGGCTGAGATACAGCCTCCTCGCAATCTCTCTGTGTCTCAATCCCACCCGGTACTTGAGCCGGTAGATCTTCCTCTGCTCGGGGTGCAGCGCCCTGAGCGCCCTCTCCGCCGCATCCACTACCGCCAGCACCGCCGCCCGCCTGACCGCTACCCTCTCCACCGCGCTGCCGGGCCTCCACTTCCCTGAGCGCCCGAGAACCACCAGCCCTCCCCCCGAATTCGGCAGGATTTCATCCGCTGCCTTCCTGAGCTCTGGCAAATGCCTCAGCACCCAATCCACGAACTTGACGCTCACCTCTGCCACGCTCTCACCCCCGGGGGCAGCCATAGATCCACAGTTGCCAAATAATCCACCGCCGCCCGCTCGGTCTGTCGGACCTCCCAATATCCCCTCGCCACCTCCGCGCCAAACGAGCCCTTTCCCTTTCTCATCTGCTCCCGCCAGAACAACCACGGGACCGCCCACCATCTTCCCTCCACCTCGGCCAAGATAAACGCGATGCCGCCGCATTCATACCACCGATCCAAGAACCGGGCCTGATGCTCCTCCACCCGCTTCCAGCTAATCCTTCCGGTTTCCGAATGTTTGGCATCAAATGCGATCCCGCACCCCCTGTACATGCCGAGGAAATCCACCGCCGCCTTCTCCTCGACCTTCGCGCCCCAGATTTTCCCGCTCCTGTTCCTGAGCGGGATCCAAGCGGTAGGTACTTTATGCACTACCGCCAGCCCCCGCTCGAAATACTGCCGGTTTGCCAGCTTGATCAGCTCCTCGAACGCCCTGCCTCGATTTGCATGCCCGAGCAAACCAGCCACCTCCGCATTCTCCTAAAACCAACGCCATCAATCCCATTCGGGGAGCCGATTTTTAGTAAGCCGGTAGTTATACGCAGCATAGATCGCCCGCGCCGCGCCGACAGAAGCATGTCCACCCAAAACCTGCGCATAAGACTGCGCCTGCCTGTTCAATTCCGATACAGATGTTTTTCTCAGCCTTTTGATCAGCCATGCGGTATCAGCCTTCGGAAACCGCTTGAGAAACATCCTTACCCCGAGAAAGATCTGCCCTTTCAGCGACTCCGGGTCTCCATCCCAAGCCCGATTTATTACATCAAGCACCCTATCCAGCATCCTCTCTCCATCTTCGCGATAAATCTGCTCAAGGGCACCCACCGCCGCAATGCATCGCGGCATGCCCGATCCGCCCCGCGAATACTGATACTCGATCACAAACCCATGCCTTTTCGCAATAGCGAGAATTCGCCTTGCTTCCCCATCCCCCGCTACCAATTTCGCTTTAAATCTCTGCAGCGCCGATACCGGTCCGCGATTGGCGTTGAAGTAATAAAACAGCCGCGCCTCCTCTTCCCTTGAGAGCCCTATATACACCCGACACTGCACCTTCTTTATGCCCATCCGCTTCGCCGCTTCGAGCCGGTGCTGCCCGTCCAGC
Coding sequences within it:
- a CDS encoding Holliday junction resolvase RecU, which gives rise to MLGHANRGRAFEELIKLANRQYFERGLAVVHKVPTAWIPLRNRSGKIWGAKVEEKAAVDFLGMYRGCGIAFDAKHSETGRISWKRVEEHQARFLDRWYECGGIAFILAEVEGRWWAVPWLFWREQMRKGKGSFGAEVARGYWEVRQTERAAVDYLATVDLWLPPGVRAWQR
- a CDS encoding ParB N-terminal domain-containing protein, producing MRIERKRLADLAPAPYNPRKKLKPGDREYERLRRSIVEFGYVDPIVWNERTGNVVGGHQRLNVLMELGIEEAEVSVVDLDPEKEKALNLALNKIQGERDEEKLAELLQELSKSEAVDVELSGFGEKEIRKLLERMEEKGQKREGVEEWVEELGERHDYVVLYFDNELDRLKAWQVLGIKERVNIRWGKWDSERVRRELGQKKLGCGRIMRGAPVIEFLAAKGYRLQGEDERDADGDT
- a CDS encoding ParB N-terminal domain-containing protein, whose amino-acid sequence is MEGNLANVKNIEREELADHERDSFVDFCDVEQIETDVRYQRALSETKVRAIMKDFDLRAIGMIYVSMREDGSLWVLDGQHRLEAAKRMGIKKVQCRVYIGLSREEEARLFYYFNANRGPVSALQRFKAKLVAGDGEARRILAIAKRHGFVIEYQYSRGGSGMPRCIAAVGALEQIYREDGERMLDRVLDVINRAWDGDPESLKGQIFLGVRMFLKRFPKADTAWLIKRLRKTSVSELNRQAQSYAQVLGGHASVGAARAIYAAYNYRLTKNRLPEWD